From the genome of Anopheles funestus chromosome 2RL, idAnoFuneDA-416_04, whole genome shotgun sequence:
ttggctaatgtgtcttggctaatgtgtcttggctaatgtgtcttggctaaggtgtcttggctaatgtgtctcggctaaggtgtcttggctaatgtgtcttggctaaggtgtcttggctaatgtgtcttggctaatgtgtcttggctaatgtgtcttggctaaggtgtcttggctaatgtgtctcggctaatgtgtcttggctaatgtgtcttggctaaggtgtcttggcttatgtgtcttggctaaggtgtcttggctaatgtgtcttggctaatgtgttttggctaagggttcttggctaaggtgtcttggctaaggtgtcttggctaaggtgtcttggctaaggtgtcttggctaatgtgtctcggctaaggtgtcttggctaaggtgtctcggataatgtgtcttggctaatgtgtcttggctaatgtgtcttggctaaggtgtcttggctaatgtgtctcggctaatgtgtctcagctaaggtgtcttggctaaggtgtcttggctaaggtgtcttggctaatgtgtcttggctaaggtgtcttggctaaagtgtcttggctaaggtgtcttggctaatgtgtctcggctaatgtgtcttggctaatgtgtcttggctaaggtgtcttggctaaggtgtcttggctaatgtgtcttggctaaggtgtcttggctaaggtgtctttgctaaggtatcttggcgaaggtgtcttggcttatgtgtctcggctaatgtgtcttggctaaggtgtcttggctaaggtgtcttggctaatgtgtctcggctaatgtgtcttggctaaggtgtcttggctaaggtgtcttagctaaggtgtcttggctaatgtgtctcggctattgtgtcttggctaatgtgtcttgcctaatgtgtcttggctaaggtgtcttggctaatgtggctcggctaatgtgtcttggctaaggtgtcttggctaatgtgtctcggctaatgtgtcttggctaaggtgtcatggctaatgtgtcttggctaaggtgtcttggctaatgtgtctttgctaatgtgtcttggctaaggtgtcttggctaatgtgtctcggctaatgtgtcttggctaaggtgtcttggctaatgtgtcttggctaatgtgtcttggctaaggtgtcttggctaatgtgtcttggctaatgtgtcttgggtaatgtgtcttggctaatgtgtcttggctaaggtgtcttggctaaggtgtcttggctaaggtgtcttggctaatgtgtctcggctaatgtgtcttggctaaggtgtcttggctaatgtgtcttggctaaggtgtcttggctaaggtgtcttggctaatgtgtcttggctaatgtgtcttggctaaggtgtcttggctaatgtgtctcggctaaggtgtcttggctaaggtgtctcggctaaggtgtcttggctaaggtgtcttggctaaggtgtcttggctaatgtgtcttggctaaggtgtcatggctaatgtgtcttggctaaggtgtcttggctaatgtgtctcggctaaggtgtcttggctaaggtgtcttggctaaggtgtcttggctaatgtgtctcggctaatgtgtctcggctaatgtgtcttggctaatgtgtcttggctaaggtgtcttggctaaggtgtcttggctaaggtgtcttggctaaggtgtcttggctaaggtgtcttggctaatgtgtctcggctaatgtgtcttggctgatgtgtcttggctaatgtgtcttggctaaggtgtcttggcttatgtgtctcggctaaggtgtcttggctaatgtgtcttggctaatgtgtcttggctaatgtgtcttggctaatgtgtcttggctatggtgtcttggctaatgtgtcttggctaaggtgtcttggctaaggtgtcttggctaaggtgtcttggctaatgtgtcttggctaaggtgtcttggctaaggtgtctcggccaatgtgtcttggctaatgtgtcttggctaaggtgtcttggctaaggtgtcttggctaaagtgtcttggctaatgtgtcttggctaaggtgtcttggctaatgtgtcttggctaatgtgtcttggctaatgtgtcttggctaaggtgtcttggctaatgtgtcttggctaatgtgtcttggctaaggtgtcttggctaatgtgtcttggctaatgtgtctcggctaatgtgtctcggctaatgtgtcttggctgatgtgtcttggctaatgtgtcttgactaaggtgtcttggctaaggtgtcttggctaaggtgtcttggataatgtgtcttggctaatgtgtcttggctaaagtgtcttggctaatgtgtcttggctaatgtgtcttggctaatgtgtctcggctaatgtgtcttggctaaggtgtcttggctaaggtgtcttggctaatgtgtctcggctaaggtgtcttggctaaggtgtcttggctaatgtgtctcggctaatgtgtcttggctaaggtgtcttggctaaggtgtcttggctaatgtgtcttggctaatgtgtcttggctaaggtgtcttggctaatgtgtctcggctaatgagtcttggctaatgtgtcttggctaaggtgtcttggctaaggtgtcttggctaaggtgtctttgctaaggcgtcttggctaatgtgtcttggctaatgtgtcttggctaaggtgtcttggctaaggtgtcttggctaatgggtctcggctaatgtgtctaggctatggtgtcttggctaatgtgtcttggctaaggtgtattggctaaggtgtcttggctaatgtgtcttggctaatgtgtcttggctaaggtgtcttggctaatgtgtcttggctaaggtgtcttggctaaggtgtcttgggtaatgcgtcttggctaatgtgtcttggctaaggtgtcttggctaaggtgtcttggctaatgtgtcttgtctaaggcgtcttggctaatgtgtcttggctaatgtgtcttggctaaggtgtcttggctaatgtgtcttggctaaggtgtcttggctaatgtgtcttggctaaggtgtcttggctaaggtgtcttggctaaggcgtcttggctaatgtgtcttggctaatgtgtcttggctaaggtgtcttggctaatgtgtcttggctaaggtgtcttggctaaggtgtcttggctaaagtggcttggctaatgtgtcttggctaatgtgtcttggctaatgtgtctcggctaatgtgtcttggctaatgtgtcttggctaataagtctcggctaatgtgtcttggctaaggtgtcttggctaaggtgtcttggctaaggtgtcttggctaatgtgtctcggctaatgtgtcttggctaatgtgtctcggctaatttgtcttggctaatgtgtcttggctaaggtgtcttggctaaggtgtcttggctaaggtgtcttggctaatgtgtcgtggctaaggtgtcttggctaatgtgtcttggataaggtgtcttggctaatgtgtcttggctaatgtgtctcggctaatgtgtcttggctaaggtgtcttggctaatgtgtctcggctaatgtgtcttgactaatgtgtctcggctaatgtgtcttggctaaggtgtcttggctaatgtgtcttagctaatgtgtcttggctaatgtgtctcggctaatgtgtctcggctaaggtgtcttggctaaggtgtcttggctaatgtgtcttggctaaggtgtcttggctaatgtgtcttggctaaggtgtcttggctaatgtgtcttggctaaggtgtcttggctaatgtgtctcggctaatgtgtcttggctaaggtgtcttttctaaggtgtcttggcttaggtgtctcggctaaggtgtcttggctaatgtgtctcggctaatgtgtcttggctaaggtgtcttggctaaggtgtcttggctaaggtgtcttggctaatgtgtcttggctaaggtgtcttggctaaggtgtcttggctaatgtgtcttggctaaggtgtcttggctaatgtgtcttggctaaggtgtctcggctaatgtgtcttggctaatgtgtcttggctaatgtgtcttggctaatgtgtcttggctaaggtgtcttggctaatgtgtctcggctaaggtgtcttggctaaggtgtcttggctaaggtgtcttggctaatgtgtcttggctaaggtgtcttggctaatgtgtcttggctaatgtgtcttggctaatgtgtcttggctaaggtgtcttggctaatgtgtctcggctaatgtgtcttggctaatgtgtcttggctaaggtgtcttggcttatgtgtcttggctaaggtgtcttggctaatgtgtctcggctaatgtgttttggctaaggtgtcttggctaaggtgtcttggctaatgtgtcttggctaaggtgtcttggctaaggtgtcttggctaatgtgtctcggctaaggtgtcttggctaaggtgtcttggataatgtgtcttggctaatgtgtcttggctaatgtgtcttggctaaggtgtcttggctaatgtgtctcggctaatgtgtcttggctaaggtgtcttggctaaggtgtctcggctaaggtgtcttgggtaatgtgtcttggctaatgtcggCGCCTACCGTTAGGCAATTAGATTTCAGTAATAatttgtgcgtatgtgtgtaatttaagcaatttaaatatgtaaatgTGAATAGGGAACTAGGATAGATGTAAGTGAATTATGTATAATATAGAAATTAGTCTAAGTTGAGTCAGCACCGTGTTCACATCATCCCTGGATCTTCATCCGAACGAGCTATCGAacatttggtccttcgaaccggataggAGGAGCCAAACAGTAAGAAACCCAACGTTCTGAATGCTGAATAACGATCTCAGGAGGACAACTGTACGAAACGTTGCTTATGAAGTGTCGAACTGGGTAGAGCGCTGCATACGTATACGAGGTCATCGATCGATCACGCTGATCGAAAGAACAGTGCGTGCGTGTTAGGTTGCTCACAGAATACGAGAAGCTTCAAAATTGGATTGTTTCAAGGAGATCATCGAGTTGGGACAGTGTCATCATCCGTAGCCTGAAGTACAAGCGCTGCGCGTGCATATCGTGATTGTAAAATTTGTCCATGTCAAGCATAACGTAACATAAGTATTTGTGTGTAACCAAGTGTGTAAGAAGCGTCGCACAAACTAACACCGTGAACAAGCATAGGATTAGTCGGAGAAGTGTGCGTGTTACTACGTTTGCGCGCGAATTGAGGACTTCGGCCATCGCCTTTCACGCAATTGCGTCGTTTCGAGTAGTGGTGTAGGATCACAGACGGGAGACGCTACAGTGTGGCACATAGTTTCCGCACAAGAGTGAATATCTGCAAGTAAGAAAATGAGTAAACAAATACAGACGGTGAAGCGGAAATATCTCGATACGTTAAGGTGCGTTGATTTCTTCGTTGAATTCATAAATGAGTATAATGCAGAGGAACATGCGTCTCAGCTGGAAGGTCAGTTAGGAGCGTTGGAAGAAGCAAGAAAGACATTTGAGAGTGTACGCGAAAAATTACTGGGTGAAGACGAGTGCGATATTGAGGCCCTATGTACGGAAAAACgagaatattataaaaaataccaaCAGGTTAAAGGATTCATTGTGGCTCGTCAAAAGAGCGAAGAAGTAGGCTCGTTACCAGCAGCAAATAGCACAAGCGTAAATCAATCGATGTTGTGCCATCCCAAATTGCGTTTACCGACCATTGACCTTCCGTCGTTCGATGGCGACATCACAAAATGGTTAACGTTTAAGGACAGATTTACGTCAATGGTTCATGAGGCGGTTGAAGTTCCTGAAGTTACGAAGTTGCAATATTTACTATCTGCATTAAAGGGAAATGTAGCAACCCAATTCGATCACACGCAGTTAATAGCCGACAATTACGAACCTACTTGGCAGAGTTTGCATACGCGATACGATGACACAAAGACGATTAAAAGAGAATACTTCAAAGCGTTGTATCATCTAGAAGCAATGAATGATTCCTCGGGAGAAGAGTTAGCGCGGATTGTAAATGAAGTGAAACGATTGGTTCGGGGAATGGAAAGACTCAAGGAGCCAATAGACAAATGGGACACCCCCTTAACAAGCTTGATTATGTTCAAAATGGAGGCTACTAGTTTATTGGCATGGGAACTAGCTTCAGCAGATACAAAATACGATACATATCAGGGACTAATCGAATTTTGCGAAAAACGAATCAAAGTGTTAACCAATTCCAAAATATACAATGTGCGGACTATCGATACGAGACCAGCCAAGATGATGAGTAACACGCGAACGCCTGTTATACGTAAAGAAGCAAGGTTTAATATAAGGGGAACTCCTACGATGGCACATGTAGAACAAACGGATGAAAGGTTTAAGACAGAATGCCCGGTGTGTAAAGAAGATCATACTTTGTTCAAGTGTTCGAAATTTGAGAGCATGGGTCTCGAGCAACGGCTCAATATAGTAAAAGAACAGAATTTGTGCTATAATTGTCTTAAGCGAGGACACGGAGTGCGTCAGTGTAGATCGTCTTATCGTTGCGTTCAATGTAAAAAGCGCCACCACACCATGCTATGCAGCCGACCAAAGGAAGCATCAGTAGCAGTACCACCAGTCGTAAATGCCACTATGCACAACAGGAATTTAGAGAAGCGAAAGACTATTTGGCTTTCTACAGCCCAAGTGCTTCTGTTAGATTCATGCGGTAAAGAAATTCCTGCCAGGGCATTATTGGACATGGGAGCCCAGTCCAATTTCATGACGGAAAGATTGGCTCAACAATTGGGACTGAGTAGACAGCGGATGCTAAGCTCGTTATCTGGAGTAGGTGCAATGGCATTAACAGCAAATAGTATGGTAACGGCAACAGTAAGATCAAGAGTGTCAAGGTTTTCTGCAGTACTAGACTTTGTTGTGTTACAACGGGTAACGGCAGATGTTCCGGCTCAGACagtgaatgttgattgatggAATATTCCAAGTGGTGTGAGATTAGCAGATCCTACATTCTTTAAGTCGGAAAGGGTAGATCTATTAATTGGAGCTGAGTTGTTTGCGGATCTATTAGAAAAGGGCCATATTAAGGTTGCACCTCATTTGCCAAGCCTGTTAAAGACCAAATTTGGGTGGATTGTGAGCGGACCAATGCGAGACAGCATCGAGTACAGTAACAACAGTGTTTTGTGTCATTGTGTCCAAGAAGAGAATCTGATCGAGTTAATGAGACATTTTGCCGCCCTTGAAGACATTCctcaagaaaaggaaacatcaGAAGAAGGCTTGAGTTGTGAAAGGTTCTACTGCGATACTACGATCCAAAACGAAGAAGGTAGATACGTGGTACAGTTGCCAAAGGTGAGAGAATACGAAAAACAATTGGGAGACTCAAAGGAAACCGCGTTGAGGCGATTATTATCGATTGAACGGCGACTGAAGAAAGATGAAGCCATGAAAAAGGAATACGTAGAGTTTATGGAAGAATACGAACAGTTAGGTCACATGACGAAGGTGGCGAGCTACAATAATGTTGAATTGGAAGTTGGAAAGGACTATTATTTGCCCCATCACGCAGTCTGGAAAAGGGAAAGTACCACTACTAAGTGTAGAGTGGTGTTCGACGCTTCGTGTAAGTCTAGTTCTGGGCGATCACTGAACGACATTTTACTGACTGGTCCAACAATTCAAGAAAACATTATTCCAATTCTGTTGCGTTTTCGAATGAAGAAAGTGGCATTAGTCGCAGACGTAGCCAAAATGTATCGTCAGGTTTTAGTAGCGAAAGAAGACAGAAAGCTGCAACGTATTCTATGGAGGAAAGAAAGCGAAGAACCTATTTCCGTGTATGAGCTGAATACTGTGACTTATGGCACAGCGTGTGCACCATTTCTCGCCATAAGAACTTTGCTACGAGTGTTTGAAGACTATGGTCGTCACTATCCAGAGGCTTTGAAGAGTAAGGATGATTTTTATGTTGATGATCTTGTATCAGGTGCAGACTCTATcgaagaagcaaaaccaaTAGCAAAGCAGTTAGATGAGCTTATGAACAAAGCAGGATTCAGCCTTAGAAAATGGGCTTCAAACTACTCAGAAACGCTAGAAGATATTCCACAACAAAGGCAATGTGAATCAGTTGCAGTTGAGCAAGCCAGCAAATCATCAATATCCCTTTTGGGGCTATTATGGACTCCAAGATCTGATAGGATGCAACTGAACATAAAGGGGATAGAACAACAAACTAGCTACTCCGGGAAGCAAATCCTATCGTGTATTGCTCGTATGTACGATCCTCTGGGAATCATAGATCCTGTAAAGATGAAAGCAAAGATGTTCATGCAGCGTGTGTGGTCGTATAAAGAGTCACGAGGCTCTGGTTGGAACTGGGATAATCCCCTCCCTGATGAGCTGCAAGTAGAATGGAAGAACTTTTACGCTGAGTTGAAGTATTTAAGTGATGTTAGTGTTCCGAGAACAGTGATCGATAGAGCAGAGGACAATTATCAGATACACATATTTTGTGACGCCTCAGAGAAAGGCTACGGCGCTTGTTGCTATATCCGTAGTCGGAATAGTCATTCAGGAGAAATAGTGGTCAGATTATTCATATCAAAGTCAAAGGTAGCGCCTCTTTCAAAAAAACTCACCATTGCAAGGCTTGAGCTGTGTGGGGCATTACTAGCAAGCAATCTGTACCAGTTAGTGCAACGAGCGGTTGCCAAAGAAGTCACATGCTACATGTGGACAGACTCGATGACGGCATGGTATTGGATAAACTCTCCTAGTGACAGGTGGAAACCCTTTGTGGCGAATAGAACAAGAAGGATTCAAGCGAAAACTCAGAACTGTATATGGAAACACATTCCTGGTGTTGACAATCCTGCAGACTTGGTATCAAGAGGAACTGATGCCAAAGCTCTAATTGATGCAAGGCAATGGTGGGCGGGGCCCTCATGGCTCCCCTTAGACGAGGATATGTGGCCAGTTTCACCGAATCAAAAACCGATAACCACAGAAGAGGAACGAACATCAGTGTTACTAGTCTCTTCACCGGTTGAAGAGTCTTTTAGTGATAGGTTGTTCGAGCGCTGCTCAACATACACGGCTCTACGCAAAGGTGTTGGTTATTGGTTACGTTATTTAAACCTCTTGCGTGCTAGAAGAAAAGGTGCCAAAACTCCAGGGCATACCAGCAGTGGTCTAAGTACGGAAGAATTGGTAGAAACTGACAAGTTCTTATACCGGCTTGCACAGAGGGATCAGTTTTCTGAAGAGTTTAAGGCAATGTTAGCAAAGAAATGTGTACCAAGAACTTCTCCATTACGGTTCTTGAATCCGTTTATAGATGATCAAGGCCTAATGCGTGTTAACGGACGTTTAGCGAACTCACAGCTTGATAGTGACATGAAACAACCGATACTTATCCCGAAAAACCACCGTTTAACGAACTTGTTAGTACAGCATTATCATCTAAAGCTATTACATGCGGGTCCACAATTGATGATTTCCACCATAAGGCAAAGTTTGTGGATCATAGGAGTGAGATCGGTAGCTAGAAGTGTTTACCACAAGTGCATGCGTTGCTTTAAGGTAAATCCAAAACACATCAATCAACCCATGGGAAATTTACCTCCGAGCAGAGTAACCGAGGCCAGGGCATTTGCAGTGTCCGGTGTCGACTATGCTGGTCCGGTTTACGTCAAAGAAAGGCATCGCAGAGCAGCACCAACGAAAGCATTTGTGGCAGTGTTCGTGTGCTTCGTGACACACGCAGTGCACTTGGAGCTTGTATCGGATCTGAGTACGGCTGCATTTATCTCCGCGCTAAGAAGGTTTGTCGCTCGGAGAGGTCTGGTATCAGAACTATACTCAGACAACGGAACCAACTTTAAAGGCGCCTCGAATGAACTGCACCAGTTGTACCAGCTCCTTCAATCAACCCACCATCGAGAAGCCGTAACTACCTGGAGTGCTGACAAGGGATTCAAATGGAAGTTCATACCGCCCCGTGCACCACATTTCGGAGGTCTATGGGAGTCAGCTGTGCGGTCCATGAAACACCATCTCCAGCGAGTTCTTGGAACAGCATCTACATCGTTTGAAGATTTGGTGACGTTGTTGGCAGAAATCGAGTTATGCCTGAACTCTCGGCCAATAACACCGTTATCACATGATCCATCTGATTTGCAAGCACTAACCCCAGGTCACTTTCTTACTGGTTACCATTTGCAGGTTATTCCTGATATCGCATTGAAGGACATTCCGGAGAACCGTTTAAACCACTGGCGCGTGGTACAAAAACGTTTGCAACACTTCTGGGCGAGGTGGAGTACCGAGTATTTACAACAGCTCCATGCCAGAAGCAAGTGGAATTGCGAAGCAATCGAGATCAAACCTGGAATGTTAGTGATAATACGCGAAGATAATGTACCCCCTTTGAAATGGCCTTTAGCACGAATAACAAATATTCATCCCGGTACGGATGGTGTGGTTAGGGTAGTCACAATGAAAACGGCACAATCAAAAGAAGTAAAGCGTCCTGTAACAAGAATATGCATCCTTCCCATTGACAGTAATAGCAaacatgaagaagaaaacacaataGATGAAAATAAGCGCAgcgaaacttaaaaaaaaaaaaacgtttttttggTGGGCGGGAATGTCGGCGCCTACCGTTAGGCAATTAGATTTCAGTAATAatttgtgcgtatgtgtgtaatTTAAGCAATGTAAATATGTAAATGTGAATAGGGAACTAGGATAGATGTAAGTGAATTATGTATAATATAGAAATTAGTCTAAGTTGAGTCAGCACCGTGTTCACATCATCCCTGGATCTTCATCCGAACGAGCTATCGaacagctaaggtgtcttggctacagtgtcttggctaaggtgtcttggctaatgtgtctcggctaatgtgtcttggctaatgtgtcttggctaaggtgtcttggctaaggtgtcttggctaaggtgtcttggctaaggtgtcttggctaaggtgtcttggctaaggtgtcttggctaaggtatcttggcgaaggtgtcttggcttatgtgtctcggctaatgtgtcttggctaatgtgtcttggctaaggtgtcttggctaatgtgtctcggctaatgtgtcttggctaaggtgtcttggctaaggtgtcttagctaaggtgtcttggctaatgtgtctcggctattgtgtcttggctaatgtgtcttgcctaatgtgtcttggctaaggtgtcttggctaatgtggctcggctaatgtgtcttggctaaggtgtcttggctaatgtgtctcggctaatgtgtcttggctaaggtgtcatggctaatgtgtcttggctaatgtgtcttggctaatgtgtcttggctaatgtgtcttggctaaggtgtcttggctaatgtgtctcggctaatgtgtcttggctaaggtgtcttggctaatgtgtcttggctaatgtgtcttggctaaggtgtcttggctaaggtgtcttggctaatgtgtcttggctaaggtgtcttggctaatgtgtctcggctaatgtgtcttggctaaggtgtcttggctaatgtgtcttggctaaggtgtcttggctaaggtgtcttggctaaggtgtcttggctaatgtgtcttggctaaggtgtcttggctaatgtgtcttggctaatgtgtcttggctaatgtgtcttggctaaggtgtcttggctaatgtgtctcggctaatgtgtcttggctaatgtgtcttggctaaggtgtcttggcttatgtgtcttggctaaggtgtcttggctaatgtgtctcggctaatgtattttggctaaggtgtcttggctaaggtgtcttggctaaggtgtcttggctaaggtgtcttggctaaggtgtcttggctaaggtgtcttggctaatgtgtctcggctaaggtgtcttggctaaggtgtctcggataatgtgtcttggctaatgtgtcttggctaatgtgtcttggctaaggtgtcttggctaatgtgtcttggctaaggtgtcttggctaaggtgtctcggctaaggtgtcttgggtaatgtgtcttggctaaggtgtcttggctaaagtgtcttggctaaggtgtcttggctaatgtgtctcggctaatgtttcttggctaatgtgtcttggctaaggtgtcttggctaaggtgtcttggctaaggtgtcttggctaaggtgtcttggctaaggtgtcttggctaaggtgtcttggctaaggtatcttggcgaaggtgtcttggcttatgtgtctcggctaatgtgtcttggctaaggtgtcttggctaaggtgtcttggctaatgtgtctcggctaatgtgtcttggctaaggtgtcttggctaaggtgtcttagctaaggtgtcttggctaatgtgtctcggctattgtgtcttggctaatgtgtcttgcctaatgtgtcttggctaaggtgtcttggctaatgtggctcggctaatgtgtcttggctaaggtgtcttggctaaggtgtctcggctaatgtgtcttggctgaggtgtcatggctaatgtgtcttggctaaggtgtcttggctaatgtgtctcggctaatgtgtcttggctaaggtgtcttggctaaggtgtctcggctaaggtgtcttgggtaatgtttcttggctaatgtgtcttggctgaagtgtcttggctaaggtgtcttggctaatgtgtctcggctaaggtg
Proteins encoded in this window:
- the LOC125762956 gene encoding uncharacterized protein LOC125762956 isoform X2 gives rise to the protein MSKQIQTVKRKYLDTLRCVDFFVEFINEYNAEEHASQLEGQLGALEEARKTFESVREKLLGEDECDIEALCTEKREYYKKYQQVKGFIVARQKSEEVGSLPAANSTSVNQSMLCHPKLRLPTIDLPSFDGDITKWLTFKDRFTSMVHEAVEVPEVTKLQYLLSALKGNVATQFDHTQLIADNYEPTWQSLHTRYDDTKTIKREYFKALYHLEAMNDSSGEELARIVNEVKRLVRGMERLKEPIDKWDTPLTSLIMFKMEATSLLAWELASADTKYDTYQGLIEFCEKRIKVLTNSKIYNVRTIDTRPAKMMSNTRTPVIRKEARFNIRGTPTMAHVEQTDERFKTECPVCKEDHTLFKCSKFESMGLEQRLNIVKEQNLCYNCLKRGHGVRQCRSSYRCVQCKKRHHTMLCSRPKEASVAVPPVVNATMHNRNLEKRKTIWLSTAQVLLLDSCGKEIPARALLDMGAQSNFMTERLAQQLGLSRQRMLSSLSGVGAMALTANSMVTATVRSRVSRFSAVLDFVVLQRVTADVPAQTVNVD
- the LOC125762956 gene encoding uncharacterized protein LOC125762956 isoform X1; this encodes MRDSIEYSNNSVLCHCVQEENLIELMRHFAALEDIPQEKETSEEGLSCERFYCDTTIQNEEGRYVVQLPKVREYEKQLGDSKETALRRLLSIERRLKKDEAMKKEYVEFMEEYEQLGHMTKVASYNNVELEVGKDYYLPHHAVWKRESTTTKCRVVFDASCKSSSGRSLNDILLTGPTIQENIIPILLRFRMKKVALVADVAKMYRQVLVAKEDRKLQRILWRKESEEPISVYELNTVTYGTACAPFLAIRTLLRVFEDYGRHYPEALKSKDDFYVDDLVSGADSIEEAKPIAKQLDELMNKAGFSLRKWASNYSETLEDIPQQRQCESVAVEQASKSSISLLGLLWTPRSDRMQLNIKGIEQQTSYSGKQILSCIARMYDPLGIIDPVKMKAKMFMQRVWSYKESRGSGWNWDNPLPDELQVEWKNFYAELKYLSDVSVPRTVIDRAEDNYQIHIFCDASEKGYGACCYIRSRNSHSGEIVVRLFISKSKVAPLSKKLTIARLELCGALLASNLYQLVQRAVAKEVTCYMWTDSMTAWYWINSPSDRWKPFVANRTRRIQAKTQNCIWKHIPGVDNPADLVSRGTDAKALIDARQWWAGPSWLPLDEDMWPVSPNQKPITTEEERTSVLLVSSPVEESFSDRLFERCSTYTALRKGVGYWLRYLNLLRARRKGAKTPGHTSSGLSTEELVETDKFLYRLAQRDQFSEEFKAMLAKKCVPRTSPLRFLNPFIDDQGLMRVNGRLANSQLDSDMKQPILIPKNHRLTNLLVQHYHLKLLHAGPQLMISTIRQSLWIIGVRSVARSVYHKCMRCFKVNPKHINQPMGNLPPSRVTEARAFAVSGVDYAGPVYVKERHRRAAPTKAFVAVFVCFVTHAVHLELVSDLSTAAFISALRRFVARRGLVSELYSDNGTNFKGASNELHQLYQLLQSTHHREAVTTWSADKGFKWKFIPPRAPHFGGLWESAVRSMKHHLQRVLGTASTSFEDLVTLLAEIELCLNSRPITPLSHDPSDLQALTPGHFLTGYHLQVIPDIALKDIPENRLNHWRVVQKRLQHFWARWSTEYLQQLHARSKWNCEAIEIKPGMLVIIREDNVPPLKWPLARITNIHPGTDGVVRVVTMKTAQSKEVKRPVTRICILPIDSNSKHEEENTIDENKRSET